A single window of Neisseria chenwenguii DNA harbors:
- a CDS encoding TolC family protein, which translates to MKTKPHFQTALSLAVALALGACAVNPKVDAPTVESSGHIISAAETADRYNVSENWWETYQNPPLNALINQAFANNIDLKQAALNVNKALYQAKILRADLVPSFSGSLGASTSKNLKTGGSPSDSFSSQLGLSYELDLWQKLRASANAQAWEYRATQEDLANTRLTLANNVADAYFNIAYLNEAITLTEKTVKQYEAVARISNTKYRLGKSDSSEPTQSNQSLLGARSSLLTLKTNRDTLEQTLRNLLNLKPGEAPAVAPAQYRLPAAKGVDLNVPISVLANRPDLRAAEYRLQSSVQSLAAQKRSWYPSITLGASLSTSSDKARSTFNIPVLGGSAQINLPFLNWKTLKWNDKTAEANYEAAKLDFEKALTTALNEVDTNYLAYQNAQATLKNQQQRYALDRKNSRYYQVRYQYGKNELKDWLEALNTEYGSAQNLLNQRYEVLKYENMIYKAMAGRYTVKR; encoded by the coding sequence ATGAAAACCAAACCCCATTTTCAGACGGCCTTAAGCCTCGCCGTCGCCCTTGCCCTCGGCGCCTGCGCCGTTAATCCCAAAGTCGATGCCCCGACCGTCGAAAGCAGCGGCCACATCATCAGCGCCGCCGAAACCGCCGATCGTTACAACGTCAGCGAAAACTGGTGGGAAACCTACCAAAATCCGCCGCTCAACGCCCTGATCAATCAGGCGTTCGCCAACAATATCGACCTCAAACAGGCCGCGCTCAACGTCAACAAAGCGCTGTATCAGGCCAAAATCCTGCGCGCCGATTTGGTACCCTCGTTCAGCGGTTCGCTCGGCGCCTCCACCTCGAAAAACCTCAAAACCGGCGGTAGCCCCAGCGACAGCTTCAGCAGCCAGCTCGGTCTGAGCTACGAGCTGGATTTGTGGCAGAAACTGCGCGCCAGCGCCAACGCCCAGGCTTGGGAATACCGTGCCACCCAAGAAGACCTCGCCAACACCCGCCTCACGCTGGCCAACAACGTCGCCGACGCCTATTTCAACATTGCCTACCTCAACGAAGCGATTACTTTAACGGAAAAAACCGTCAAACAATACGAAGCCGTCGCGCGCATTTCCAATACCAAATACCGCCTCGGCAAATCCGATTCCAGCGAGCCGACCCAGTCCAACCAATCGCTTTTGGGTGCACGCAGCAGCCTCCTGACCCTGAAAACCAACCGCGACACGCTTGAGCAGACCCTGCGCAACCTGCTCAACCTCAAGCCCGGCGAAGCGCCTGCCGTCGCACCCGCGCAATACCGCCTGCCCGCCGCCAAAGGCGTGGATTTGAACGTACCGATTTCCGTATTGGCCAACCGCCCCGACCTGCGCGCTGCCGAATACCGCCTGCAATCGTCCGTGCAGTCGCTGGCCGCACAAAAACGCAGCTGGTATCCGAGCATCACCCTCGGCGCCAGCCTGAGCACGTCGTCCGACAAAGCCCGTTCCACCTTCAACATCCCCGTTTTGGGTGGCTCCGCGCAAATCAACCTGCCCTTCCTCAACTGGAAAACCCTGAAATGGAACGACAAAACCGCCGAAGCCAATTACGAGGCCGCCAAGCTCGACTTTGAAAAAGCGCTCACCACCGCGCTCAACGAAGTCGACACCAACTACCTCGCCTACCAAAACGCCCAAGCCACGCTGAAAAACCAGCAGCAGCGCTACGCGCTCGACCGTAAAAACAGCCGCTACTACCAAGTGCGCTACCAATACGGCAAAAACGAGCTGAAAGACTGGCTCGAAGCGCTCAACACAGAATACGGTTCCGCGCAAAACCTGCTCAACCAGCGTTACGAAGTGTTGAAATACGAAAACATGATTTATAAAGCGATGGCCGGCCGTTATACCGTGAAGCGCTGA
- the secB gene encoding protein-export chaperone SecB → MSEELQPVFSIERLYVKDLSLEVPNAPHIFLEQGEPEVDMRVSTGSETLEDGIYSVDVTVTVTAKLDENRTMFLNEVTQSGVFRLENIPEEDIKMLLGVACPNILFPYAREAISSTVTRAGFPPVLLAPINFEAMYQQQQEGNA, encoded by the coding sequence ATGAGCGAAGAATTGCAACCCGTATTCAGCATCGAACGTCTGTATGTCAAAGACTTGTCTTTGGAAGTACCCAACGCCCCGCATATTTTCCTGGAACAGGGCGAGCCCGAAGTCGATATGCGTGTCTCTACCGGCAGCGAAACGCTGGAAGACGGCATCTACTCGGTTGACGTGACCGTTACCGTTACCGCCAAACTCGACGAAAACCGTACCATGTTCTTAAACGAAGTGACCCAAAGCGGCGTGTTCCGTTTGGAAAACATCCCCGAAGAAGACATCAAAATGCTGCTCGGCGTCGCCTGCCCGAACATCCTGTTCCCCTACGCGCGCGAAGCCATTTCTTCAACCGTTACCCGCGCAGGCTTCCCGCCGGTATTGCTCGCGCCGATTAACTTTGAAGCGATGTACCAGCAACAGCAGGAAGGCAACGCTTAA
- a CDS encoding MacB family efflux pump subunit: MSLIECKNLNRYFGSSANRVHVLKDVSLSVEKGDFVAIIGQSGSGKSTLMNILGCLDTASSGSYKIDGTETAQMGADQLAALRRKRFGFIFQRYNLLSSLTARDNVALPAVYVGVEGEERAKRADKLLHDLGLDGKESNKPSELSGGQQQRVSIARALMNGGEIIFADEPTGALDTASGQNVMEIIHELHDAGHTVIMVTHDPNIAANANRIIEIRDGEIISDTSKTKDIKPSQVKAVEENSSWLFFKDQFMEAFKMSIQAILAHKMRSLLTMLGIIIGITSVVSVVALGNGSQQKILEDISSIGTNTISIYPGRGFGDRRSSRVRTLTIGDAEAIAKQAYVASVTPMTSQNATLTYRNTDSTAQLYGAGEQYFDVHGIKLAQGRLFDSDDVKQSNSVVVIDDNTKNKLFSDGTDPLGKTILFGKRPLTIIGVAQKEESPFGNSENLQMWAPYTTVINKINGQRYINSITVKVKDDVSSDAAENGLKALLLSRHGKQDFFTQNSDSIKQTIESTTGTMKLLISSIAVISLVVGGIGVMNIMLVSVTERTKEIGIRMAIGARQSNILQQFLIEAVMICLIGGLTGVLLSISIGLVFNHFVTDFPMSFSTFSIIAAVLSSTAIGVVFGFMPAKRASQLNPIDALAQD; encoded by the coding sequence ATGAGCTTAATCGAATGTAAAAACCTCAACCGCTACTTCGGCAGCAGCGCCAACCGCGTCCACGTTTTGAAAGACGTCAGCCTGTCGGTAGAAAAAGGCGATTTCGTCGCCATCATCGGCCAGTCCGGCTCGGGCAAATCCACGCTGATGAACATCTTGGGCTGCCTCGACACCGCCTCGTCCGGTTCGTATAAAATCGACGGCACCGAAACCGCGCAAATGGGCGCCGACCAACTCGCCGCGCTGCGCCGCAAACGTTTCGGCTTTATTTTCCAGCGTTACAACCTGCTGAGCTCACTGACCGCGCGCGACAACGTCGCCCTGCCCGCCGTTTACGTCGGCGTTGAAGGGGAAGAGCGCGCCAAGCGCGCCGACAAACTGCTGCACGACTTGGGTTTGGACGGCAAAGAAAGCAACAAACCCAGCGAACTTTCAGGCGGCCAGCAGCAGCGCGTTTCCATTGCCCGCGCCCTGATGAACGGCGGCGAAATCATCTTCGCCGACGAACCCACCGGCGCGCTCGACACCGCCAGCGGCCAAAACGTGATGGAAATCATCCACGAGCTGCACGACGCCGGCCACACCGTCATCATGGTCACGCACGACCCCAACATCGCCGCCAACGCCAACCGCATCATTGAAATCCGCGACGGCGAAATCATCTCCGACACCAGCAAAACCAAAGACATCAAGCCCAGCCAAGTCAAAGCGGTAGAAGAAAATTCCTCATGGCTTTTCTTCAAAGACCAATTTATGGAAGCCTTCAAAATGTCGATTCAGGCTATTTTGGCGCACAAAATGCGCTCTCTTTTGACCATGCTCGGCATCATCATCGGCATTACATCCGTCGTTTCCGTCGTCGCACTGGGCAATGGCTCTCAACAGAAAATCCTCGAAGACATCAGTTCGATAGGCACCAACACCATCAGCATCTATCCCGGACGCGGCTTCGGCGACCGCCGCAGCAGCCGCGTGCGCACCCTGACCATCGGCGATGCCGAAGCCATCGCCAAGCAGGCCTACGTTGCCAGTGTCACCCCCATGACCTCGCAAAACGCCACCCTGACCTACCGCAACACCGATTCCACCGCCCAACTCTACGGCGCGGGCGAACAGTATTTTGATGTTCACGGCATCAAGCTGGCGCAAGGACGGCTGTTTGACAGCGACGACGTCAAACAAAGCAATTCTGTCGTCGTCATCGACGACAACACCAAAAACAAACTCTTTTCAGACGGCACCGACCCGCTGGGCAAAACCATCCTCTTCGGCAAACGCCCGCTGACCATCATCGGCGTTGCGCAGAAAGAAGAAAGCCCGTTCGGCAACAGCGAAAACCTGCAAATGTGGGCGCCCTACACCACCGTCATCAACAAAATCAACGGCCAGCGCTACATCAACTCGATTACCGTCAAAGTCAAAGACGACGTCAGCTCCGACGCCGCCGAAAACGGCCTTAAAGCCCTCCTGCTCTCGCGGCACGGCAAACAGGACTTCTTCACGCAAAACAGCGACAGCATCAAACAAACCATCGAATCGACCACCGGCACGATGAAACTGCTCATCTCCTCGATTGCCGTCATTTCGCTGGTAGTCGGCGGCATCGGCGTAATGAACATCATGCTGGTCTCCGTTACCGAGCGCACCAAAGAAATCGGCATCCGCATGGCCATCGGCGCGCGCCAGAGCAATATTTTGCAGCAGTTCCTCATTGAGGCCGTAATGATCTGCCTCATCGGCGGCCTGACCGGCGTCTTGCTCTCCATCAGTATCGGCCTCGTGTTCAACCATTTCGTGACCGATTTCCCGATGTCGTTTTCCACCTTCTCCATCATCGCCGCTGTGTTAAGTTCCACCGCCATCGGCGTCGTCTTCGGCTTCATGCCCGCCAAACGCGCCTCGCAGCTGAACCCGATTGATGCGCTGGCGCAGGATTAG
- the rng gene encoding ribonuclease G: MLAGIPIPKDTVRLPETVLVNITPQETRVAVLEENNICELHIERNSGHSLVGNIYLGVVRRVLPGMQSAFIDIGLERAAFLHIVDILEQRRNPDETQRIEHMLFEGQSVLVQVIKDPINTKGARLSTQISLAGRFLVHLPQEEHIGISQRIEDDGDRNALRERLLNLLPEEACHGYIIRTNAENASDEQLQADIGYLTKVWEHIQHQAKTQPPETLLYQDLPLALRVLRDMFSPDTRKILVDSTENYRRMMSFAEQYVHGAVDKIELFKGERPLFETHNVEQEISRALQPRVSLNFGSYLIIESTEAMTTIDVNTGGFVGARNFDETIFRTNLEACHTIARELRLRNLGGIIIIDFIDMAQETHREAVLQELAKALSFDRTRVTLNGFTSLGLVELTRKRARENLSQVLCEPCPACQGRGRLKTPQTVCYEIQREIVREARRYDAQSFRILAAPSVIDLFLDEESQSLAMLIDFIGKPISLAVETAYTQEQYDIVLL; encoded by the coding sequence ATGTTAGCCGGAATCCCCATTCCCAAAGACACCGTCCGCCTGCCCGAGACGGTGTTGGTCAACATTACGCCGCAGGAAACGCGTGTGGCGGTGTTGGAAGAAAACAATATATGCGAGCTGCACATCGAGCGCAACAGCGGCCACAGCCTGGTCGGCAATATTTATCTCGGCGTCGTGCGGCGCGTTTTGCCCGGCATGCAGAGCGCATTTATCGACATCGGACTCGAGCGCGCGGCTTTTCTGCACATCGTCGATATTTTGGAACAGCGCCGCAATCCCGACGAAACCCAGCGCATCGAGCACATGCTGTTTGAAGGCCAGTCGGTATTGGTTCAGGTCATCAAAGACCCCATCAACACCAAAGGCGCACGGCTTTCCACCCAAATTTCGCTGGCCGGACGTTTCCTCGTACATCTGCCGCAGGAAGAACACATCGGCATTTCCCAGCGTATCGAAGACGACGGCGACCGCAACGCCCTGCGCGAGCGCCTGCTCAACCTGCTGCCCGAAGAAGCCTGCCACGGCTACATTATCCGTACCAACGCCGAAAACGCCAGCGACGAACAGCTTCAGGCCGACATCGGCTACCTGACCAAAGTGTGGGAACACATCCAGCACCAAGCCAAAACTCAACCGCCCGAAACCCTGCTGTATCAGGATTTGCCGCTTGCCCTGCGCGTCTTGCGCGACATGTTCAGCCCCGACACCCGGAAAATCCTCGTCGATTCCACCGAAAACTACCGCCGCATGATGAGTTTCGCCGAACAATACGTTCACGGTGCCGTCGACAAAATCGAGCTGTTTAAAGGAGAACGCCCGCTGTTTGAAACCCACAACGTCGAACAGGAAATCAGCCGCGCCCTGCAACCGCGCGTCAGTCTCAACTTCGGCAGCTACCTCATCATCGAATCCACCGAAGCGATGACCACCATCGACGTCAACACCGGCGGTTTCGTCGGCGCGCGCAACTTCGACGAAACCATCTTCCGCACCAACCTCGAAGCCTGCCACACCATCGCCCGCGAACTGCGCCTGCGCAACCTCGGCGGCATCATCATCATCGACTTCATCGACATGGCGCAGGAAACCCACCGCGAAGCCGTGTTGCAGGAATTGGCCAAAGCGCTCAGTTTCGACCGCACCCGCGTTACCCTCAACGGCTTTACCAGCCTGGGGCTGGTCGAACTGACCCGCAAACGCGCCCGCGAAAACCTCAGCCAAGTCCTCTGCGAGCCCTGCCCTGCCTGCCAAGGCAGAGGCCGTCTGAAAACCCCGCAGACCGTGTGTTACGAAATCCAGCGCGAAATCGTACGCGAAGCCCGCCGCTACGACGCACAATCATTCCGCATTCTCGCCGCGCCCAGCGTCATCGACCTGTTTCTCGACGAAGAATCGCAGTCGCTGGCGATGCTGATCGATTTTATCGGCAAACCGATTTCGCTGGCGGTGGAAACGGCTTATACGCAGGA
- the grxC gene encoding glutaredoxin 3 translates to MQTVTMYSGLFCPYCTMAKKLLAEIGVTEINEIRIDQDTEKFAEMQQRSGRRSIPQIFIGDTHVGGFTDLHKLQQEGRLDSLLNP, encoded by the coding sequence ATGCAAACCGTAACCATGTATTCCGGCCTCTTCTGCCCGTATTGTACGATGGCGAAAAAGCTGCTGGCCGAAATCGGCGTCACCGAAATCAACGAAATCCGCATCGACCAAGACACGGAAAAATTCGCCGAAATGCAGCAACGCAGCGGCCGGCGCAGTATTCCGCAGATTTTTATCGGCGACACCCACGTCGGCGGTTTTACCGATTTACACAAGCTGCAACAAGAAGGCCGCTTGGATTCCCTTCTCAACCCTTGA